One segment of Streptomyces sp. NBC_00576 DNA contains the following:
- a CDS encoding phosphatase PAP2 family protein, with product MPSTDGLNSTASSGRHALNRRKLLKTSLAASAGLVAGPTVITWASVGQASAATASSAAGATTAAAFVDDYTTNIVANQTPETNAVIRALGGFAKVWKTGDAWNTGIPLMPEVLRANVRYCARITHARTEAQAKEAFVYDRQHQSYAMIGALGPLADLYKAGAKAVTSITTAPDTTPATTISDSVPAGAPAGSALGAGSYTSDLGQVAKLVDTVRGPFASGNPAKFAFQYPRPWRLNANSEVVPTGATDALGFPVYESDVVVVTQLLRQRGTNAAEDGGFPSGHTNAFHLAALAFAYAVPERFQEIVTRAFELSHTRIMSGMHSPTDVLGGRVMATALAAAALADPANAGLKAAARAQALAYFEAQTGTTADTLYAYAHPGAGDAYADRDANLRTVTPKLTYILNRKGRDQALTVPKGAEVLLETRQPYLDAAQRRAVLRTTALPAGYVLLDGFEQWGRLNLFAAADGYGSFESDVTVGLDAAAGGFGAADSWRNDIDGRGGLTKTGTGTLTLTGHNSYTGGTVLKEGALVSASAHALGHGDVRVLGGTLRVTEPVQLHGTYAQQSGTLAVALRAGRRKEAVRVTRRVVLEKGSVLSLNLDAENPPAVGSVVPVIDAPSLCGQFARIEVNSDKVRAVPVYTAEGLSVRLLKR from the coding sequence ATGCCGTCTACAGACGGGCTCAACTCCACCGCGTCGTCGGGCCGGCACGCCCTGAACCGGCGGAAGCTCCTCAAGACCTCACTGGCCGCGTCGGCCGGTCTGGTCGCGGGCCCGACCGTGATCACCTGGGCGAGCGTCGGCCAGGCGAGCGCCGCGACGGCCTCCTCGGCGGCCGGCGCGACGACCGCCGCCGCGTTCGTCGACGACTACACGACCAACATCGTCGCGAACCAGACGCCCGAGACCAACGCGGTGATCCGGGCTCTCGGCGGTTTCGCCAAGGTGTGGAAGACCGGCGACGCCTGGAACACCGGCATCCCGCTGATGCCCGAGGTGCTGCGCGCCAACGTGCGCTACTGCGCCCGCATCACCCACGCGCGCACCGAGGCGCAGGCGAAGGAGGCGTTCGTCTACGACCGCCAGCACCAGAGCTACGCGATGATCGGCGCGCTGGGCCCGCTGGCCGACCTGTACAAGGCGGGTGCCAAGGCGGTCACGTCGATCACGACGGCGCCGGACACGACGCCCGCGACGACGATCAGCGACTCCGTTCCGGCGGGCGCGCCGGCCGGCTCCGCCCTCGGTGCGGGCTCGTACACCTCGGACCTCGGTCAGGTGGCGAAGCTGGTCGACACCGTGCGCGGGCCGTTCGCCTCCGGCAACCCCGCCAAGTTCGCCTTCCAGTACCCGCGCCCGTGGCGCCTGAACGCGAACAGCGAGGTCGTCCCGACGGGTGCGACCGACGCCCTCGGCTTCCCGGTGTACGAGTCCGACGTGGTCGTCGTCACCCAGCTGCTGCGCCAGCGCGGCACCAACGCGGCCGAGGACGGCGGCTTCCCCAGCGGCCACACCAACGCCTTCCACCTGGCGGCGCTGGCGTTCGCGTACGCGGTTCCGGAGCGCTTCCAGGAGATCGTGACGCGCGCCTTCGAGCTGAGCCACACCCGGATCATGTCGGGCATGCACTCCCCCACGGACGTCCTCGGTGGGCGGGTCATGGCCACCGCCCTGGCCGCCGCCGCCCTCGCCGATCCGGCCAACGCCGGTCTCAAGGCCGCGGCGCGCGCCCAGGCTCTCGCCTACTTCGAGGCGCAGACGGGCACGACGGCGGACACCCTGTACGCCTACGCGCACCCGGGCGCCGGCGACGCGTACGCCGACCGGGACGCGAACCTGCGTACGGTCACGCCGAAGCTGACGTACATCCTCAACCGCAAGGGCCGCGACCAGGCGCTGACCGTGCCGAAGGGCGCGGAGGTGCTGCTGGAGACGCGTCAGCCGTACCTCGACGCGGCGCAGCGGCGCGCGGTGCTGCGCACGACCGCGCTGCCCGCCGGGTACGTCCTGCTCGACGGCTTCGAGCAGTGGGGGCGGCTCAACCTGTTCGCCGCGGCGGACGGTTACGGCTCCTTCGAGTCCGACGTGACCGTCGGGCTCGACGCGGCGGCCGGCGGCTTCGGTGCGGCCGACAGCTGGCGCAACGACATCGACGGCCGGGGCGGACTGACCAAGACCGGCACCGGCACGCTCACGCTGACCGGGCACAACAGCTACACGGGCGGGACGGTCCTCAAGGAGGGCGCGCTGGTCTCGGCCTCAGCCCACGCGCTGGGCCACGGCGACGTCCGGGTGCTGGGCGGGACGCTGCGGGTGACCGAGCCGGTCCAGCTGCACGGCACGTACGCCCAGCAGTCGGGAACGCTGGCCGTCGCACTGCGCGCGGGCCGTCGCAAGGAGGCCGTGAGGGTGACACGGCGGGTGGTCCTGGAGAAGGGCAGCGTCCTGTCGCTGAACCTCGACGCCGAGAACCCGCCCGCCGTGGGCAGCGTCGTCCCCGTCATCGACGCTCCGTCGCTGTGCGGCCAGTTCGCCCGTATCGAGGTGAACTCGGACAAGGTCCGCGCCGTACCCGTCTACACGGCGGAAGGACTGTCGGTACGACTCCTGAAGCGGTAA
- a CDS encoding LuxR C-terminal-related transcriptional regulator, giving the protein MLSHHQIAAATRIGMLTRERDTVSACSQALEELGRALPLDLATLLSIDPLTGEHVQVAGIGYTAETSQALAAEFVDTPWYRNVVRQDVPPSISEDADDPGQRFRHGWFYAERVRPAGLRDAMTGALRHDGRLVGLINLSTRDPDAYDTEARRLLASVIPALGALADPTAHTGDLHGLPPEGAASLVAEGGSVGLPGRERARVVADEEFRPLLRAFAETGGRRLRLLWPLDGTWYRISLHRHTTAPGLTGPAAAVLVHETPTELPYGLSPRELEVLTRAATGQTNQAIAQALFLSPRTVHSHIEHLLRKTGAASRAEATALAVRDGLLRPTPDHLGHFVERGGGGAADGRRTPRKLRPSH; this is encoded by the coding sequence ATGCTCAGCCACCACCAGATCGCGGCGGCCACCCGCATCGGCATGCTCACGCGCGAGCGCGACACCGTGTCGGCGTGCTCCCAGGCCCTGGAGGAACTCGGCCGGGCCCTGCCTCTCGACCTGGCGACCCTGCTGTCCATCGACCCGCTGACCGGCGAACACGTCCAGGTCGCCGGCATCGGCTACACCGCCGAGACCTCGCAGGCACTGGCCGCCGAGTTCGTCGACACCCCCTGGTATCGCAACGTCGTCCGGCAGGACGTGCCGCCTTCCATCTCCGAGGACGCCGACGACCCCGGCCAGCGTTTCCGGCACGGCTGGTTCTACGCCGAGCGGGTCCGCCCGGCCGGCCTGCGCGACGCCATGACCGGAGCGCTCCGGCACGACGGACGCCTCGTCGGCCTGATCAACCTCTCCACCCGCGACCCGGACGCCTACGACACCGAGGCCCGCCGCCTCCTCGCCTCCGTCATCCCCGCGCTCGGAGCGCTCGCCGACCCGACGGCCCACACCGGCGACCTGCACGGACTACCGCCCGAGGGTGCGGCGAGCCTCGTCGCGGAGGGCGGGAGCGTCGGCCTGCCGGGACGGGAGCGTGCCCGGGTGGTGGCGGACGAGGAGTTCCGTCCGCTGCTGCGCGCCTTCGCCGAGACGGGTGGCCGACGGCTGCGGCTGCTGTGGCCGCTCGACGGCACCTGGTACCGCATCTCCTTGCACCGGCACACGACGGCGCCGGGGCTGACCGGCCCGGCTGCGGCGGTACTGGTCCACGAGACGCCGACCGAACTGCCGTACGGGCTCAGTCCGCGCGAACTGGAAGTGCTCACCCGCGCGGCCACCGGGCAGACCAACCAGGCCATCGCCCAGGCGCTGTTCCTGTCCCCGCGAACCGTGCACAGCCATATCGAGCATCTGCTCCGCAAGACCGGCGCCGCCTCCCGCGCCGAGGCCACCGCCCTCGCAGTCCGCGACGGTCTGCTGCGGCCGACCCCGGACCACCTGGGCCACTTCGTCGAGCGCGGCGGCGGTGGGGCCGCCGACGGACGCCGTACTCCCCGCAAGCTGCGCCCGTCGCACTGA
- a CDS encoding MurR/RpiR family transcriptional regulator has translation MPSPQQARAQASAITSGKTAPEVEAAPTSRLRELFDGPRLSPGQRRIAQYLIEHITEAAFLSITDLADRVGVSQPSVTRFAAAVGFSGYPALRERLQAIALSTLASAPGTTEENRSNELQAAVDAEIANLENLRRDFADPDRVIEVGRSLSRSTPLTVLGLRISGSLAEYFAYAARRIHPDVRLVTRGGSTAYDALLQSREAGGTWVLAFSMPRHAQETLTAVQVARRAGLQVALITDLALGPLADEADIAFATGTGSRLVFDSYAGPAVLSAALLQAMTDADPERTQGRLEEYEQSADLHQFFLRD, from the coding sequence GTGCCATCGCCGCAGCAGGCTCGCGCCCAGGCGTCCGCGATCACCTCGGGGAAGACGGCCCCGGAGGTGGAAGCGGCGCCGACCTCCCGGCTGCGGGAGTTGTTCGACGGGCCCCGGCTCTCCCCCGGACAGCGGCGCATCGCGCAGTATCTGATCGAACACATCACCGAGGCCGCGTTCCTGTCGATCACGGACCTCGCGGACCGGGTGGGTGTGAGCCAGCCGTCCGTGACCCGGTTCGCGGCGGCCGTCGGCTTCAGCGGCTACCCGGCACTGCGCGAGAGACTCCAGGCCATCGCGCTCAGCACCCTCGCGAGCGCGCCGGGCACGACGGAGGAGAACCGGAGCAACGAACTCCAGGCGGCGGTGGACGCCGAGATCGCGAACCTGGAGAACCTGCGGCGGGACTTCGCCGACCCCGACCGGGTGATCGAGGTCGGCCGGAGCCTGTCGCGCTCGACTCCGCTGACCGTGCTCGGCCTGCGTATCTCCGGATCGCTGGCCGAGTACTTCGCCTACGCCGCCCGCCGCATCCACCCGGACGTCCGACTGGTGACCCGGGGCGGCAGCACCGCCTACGACGCGCTCCTCCAGTCGCGGGAGGCCGGGGGCACCTGGGTGCTGGCGTTCTCGATGCCCCGGCACGCGCAGGAGACGCTCACCGCGGTGCAGGTCGCCAGGCGGGCCGGCTTGCAGGTGGCCCTGATCACCGACCTGGCCCTCGGCCCGCTGGCCGACGAGGCCGACATCGCCTTCGCCACCGGCACGGGCTCCCGGCTGGTGTTCGATTCGTACGCCGGGCCCGCGGTGCTGTCTGCCGCGCTGCTCCAGGCCATGACGGACGCCGATCCGGAGCGGACGCAGGGGCGACTGGAGGAGTACGAGCAGAGCGCCGACCTGCACCAGTTCTTCCTTCGGGACTGA
- a CDS encoding peptidoglycan-binding domain-containing protein, protein MSTPPAPGRPEGRRPLEPTRVVRRRRTDALAQLMREHKEAMAEMPERYESVPLPPPVPRPWPRPAPGAEDATQELPPVSRRRRAERTERTGSGFGFGPNLRRVAVVVAVGAAALVGFGSALLLPGSAEGEEVRPTPSAAPTEAPVAAPTPSTPASVDPDGPGTLREGDSGPEVTELQERLLRIPNVYDHGARTGSYDTTLTEAVARFQLWYGIRGDESGVYGDDTRKDLESRTGS, encoded by the coding sequence GTGTCGACACCGCCCGCTCCGGGTCGGCCGGAAGGCCGCCGACCCCTGGAGCCGACGCGCGTGGTGCGCCGTCGCCGCACCGATGCATTGGCGCAGCTCATGCGGGAGCACAAGGAGGCGATGGCAGAAATGCCGGAGAGGTACGAGTCCGTGCCCCTGCCGCCGCCTGTGCCCCGGCCCTGGCCCCGGCCGGCGCCTGGCGCCGAGGACGCGACGCAGGAGTTGCCGCCCGTGTCCCGCCGCCGACGTGCCGAACGGACGGAACGCACCGGCAGCGGCTTCGGGTTCGGCCCGAACCTGCGCCGCGTCGCCGTCGTGGTCGCCGTCGGCGCGGCGGCCCTGGTCGGCTTCGGCTCGGCCCTGCTGCTCCCGGGCAGTGCCGAGGGCGAGGAGGTCCGGCCGACACCCTCGGCCGCACCCACCGAGGCCCCTGTCGCGGCCCCCACCCCGTCGACACCGGCTTCGGTCGACCCGGACGGCCCCGGCACCCTCCGGGAGGGGGACAGTGGCCCTGAGGTGACCGAGCTCCAGGAGCGGCTGCTGCGCATCCCGAACGTCTACGACCACGGCGCCAGGACCGGCAGTTACGACACCACCCTCACCGAGGCCGTGGCCCGCTTCCAGCTCTGGTACGGCATCCGCGGCGACGAGAGCGGCGTCTACGGCGATGACACGCGCAAGGACCTGGAGTCCCGTACGGGCTCCTGA
- a CDS encoding ArnT family glycosyltransferase, with translation MTRDRHTVLAPTTPPAAGSPPGSETPEEVLPGAAPAAPATPSGRAQLFARLRHHRRLLVPLAVAVLLLQLAVVMITTAVEQTPTIDEPVYVGTAAVYLHEHSLRLNPEHPPLGKLIIAVGVAVAGPHFDRGYAGDQSHVGRHLLYESGNDPWRLMLWARLPVIVLTLLFGLVVFTFGRELAGAVGGLGALALYSFSPDVVAHGSLATLDVPAAGFVLTSVWLMWRARRQPRLYLPLAGAALGAAVATKMNTLAAVPVLLLLAGLSVWRARRTAVPGARLKLLARAVAGAVLVALVAVAVVWASYLVVDPRLRWTPSAGEVPAVHGLRAQLTSLLPFPDAYRDGMRMQFGLENAHWEGFLFGRHYEGSLWYYLPAALLVKTPLGMLVLWAAGTAVFLTARQLRPAAPYLLLPTVVLLASAMDGQRDFGVRYAIFVPMFGAVAAVGVLELRRRWVPVAAAGLLAFVAVSSLRTFPFYLPYANEAFGGPTKTHERLHDSNVDWGQDLGRLADRLRDRYAGQRVWLVYKGSGVPSYYGIHASDPRRQPEGKVHGLLVVSDSSVAKAQGRLARLIHSSHEVDEVGHSITIFRR, from the coding sequence ATGACGCGCGATCGGCACACGGTTCTCGCCCCCACGACTCCCCCCGCCGCGGGGAGTCCGCCCGGCTCCGAGACTCCGGAGGAAGTGCTCCCCGGTGCCGCTCCCGCCGCGCCGGCGACCCCGTCCGGACGTGCGCAACTGTTCGCCCGTCTGAGACACCATCGGCGCCTGCTGGTCCCGCTCGCCGTGGCCGTCCTGCTCCTCCAGCTGGCCGTGGTGATGATCACGACGGCGGTGGAGCAGACGCCCACCATCGACGAGCCGGTGTACGTCGGCACGGCGGCCGTCTACCTCCACGAGCACAGCCTGCGTCTCAACCCGGAGCACCCGCCGCTGGGCAAGCTGATCATCGCCGTCGGGGTCGCCGTGGCCGGCCCGCACTTCGACCGTGGCTATGCCGGCGACCAGAGCCACGTGGGCCGCCATCTGCTCTACGAGTCCGGCAACGACCCCTGGCGTCTGATGCTGTGGGCGCGTCTGCCGGTGATCGTTCTGACGCTGCTCTTCGGGCTGGTGGTGTTCACCTTCGGCCGTGAACTCGCCGGTGCGGTGGGCGGGTTGGGGGCGCTGGCCCTGTACTCGTTCTCGCCGGACGTCGTCGCGCACGGCTCGCTGGCCACGCTCGACGTACCGGCGGCCGGGTTCGTGCTGACATCGGTGTGGCTAATGTGGCGGGCGCGGCGGCAGCCTCGGCTGTATCTTCCGCTCGCCGGTGCGGCCCTCGGGGCGGCCGTGGCCACGAAGATGAACACCCTCGCCGCCGTCCCCGTGCTGCTCCTGCTGGCCGGCCTCTCGGTGTGGCGTGCCCGGCGCACGGCGGTTCCGGGAGCGCGCCTGAAGCTGCTCGCGCGGGCCGTCGCGGGCGCGGTCCTGGTGGCGTTGGTCGCGGTGGCCGTCGTCTGGGCGTCGTATCTCGTCGTCGATCCTCGGCTGCGCTGGACGCCGTCCGCCGGCGAGGTACCGGCCGTGCACGGACTGCGGGCGCAACTGACGAGCCTGCTGCCCTTCCCGGACGCCTACCGCGACGGGATGCGGATGCAGTTCGGCCTGGAGAACGCGCACTGGGAGGGCTTCCTCTTCGGGCGGCACTACGAGGGTTCCCTCTGGTACTACCTGCCGGCCGCGCTCCTGGTGAAGACGCCGCTCGGCATGCTGGTGCTGTGGGCGGCAGGCACGGCCGTGTTTTTGACGGCTCGTCAACTTAGGCCCGCCGCTCCCTACTTGCTGCTTCCGACGGTCGTGCTGCTGGCCTCGGCCATGGACGGGCAGCGGGACTTCGGGGTGCGGTACGCCATCTTCGTGCCGATGTTCGGGGCAGTGGCGGCGGTCGGTGTGCTCGAGCTGCGGCGGCGGTGGGTACCGGTCGCCGCGGCGGGGCTGTTGGCGTTCGTGGCGGTCAGTTCGCTGCGGACGTTCCCGTTCTATCTGCCGTACGCCAACGAGGCGTTCGGCGGACCGACGAAGACGCACGAGCGGCTGCACGACTCCAACGTCGACTGGGGGCAGGACCTGGGGCGGCTCGCGGACCGGCTGCGGGACCGGTACGCGGGTCAGCGGGTCTGGCTGGTCTACAAGGGCAGCGGCGTTCCGTCGTACTACGGGATCCACGCGTCCGATCCGCGCCGCCAGCCCGAAGGGAAGGTGCATGGGCTGCTGGTGGTGTCGGACTCGTCGGTCGCCAAGGCTCAGGGGCGGCTGGCGCGGCTGATCCACAGCAGCCACGAGGTCGACGAGGTCGGCCACTCGATCACGATCTTCCGCCGGTGA
- a CDS encoding sugar ABC transporter substrate-binding protein, translating to MITSPFADSTASRRQFLAWSGAALALAAAGCSAPGSDTAASGQKAAADKDSGEPLTKIGLDYPFTQLPLYATLVKLSTAAAKKHGVSLLTTSDGSSADAQATNLNTWVARKTPAIVSFPMVFEAAEPLARAALDAGLIWVTYGGTLEHQSADIRFSFREGGTLLGEAAAKWALENLGGKGKIAFLTDSTIELGRERTKGMVDAFTRLAPGVDVVAQEQAIDPDTGLTRTKAILAKHPDLNLVLGVTDAAAYGGYKALEQTGRAKDDAKTFVGGQDGAAPSLLAIKAGTFYRASAALAPQDIANAIVDVPLAVAAGRANPGVEVPIALVGPRDTAKIDALLAQNG from the coding sequence ATGATCACATCCCCGTTCGCCGACTCCACGGCCTCGCGCAGACAGTTCCTCGCCTGGTCCGGTGCGGCCCTCGCCCTCGCCGCCGCCGGCTGTTCGGCGCCCGGCAGCGACACGGCGGCGTCGGGGCAGAAAGCCGCCGCCGACAAGGACTCCGGTGAGCCCCTGACGAAGATCGGCCTGGACTATCCGTTCACCCAACTCCCGCTCTACGCCACGCTGGTGAAGCTCTCCACCGCCGCCGCCAAGAAGCACGGGGTCTCCCTGCTGACAACCAGCGACGGCAGCAGCGCCGACGCCCAGGCGACCAACCTCAACACCTGGGTCGCCCGCAAGACACCCGCGATCGTGTCGTTCCCGATGGTGTTCGAGGCCGCCGAGCCGCTCGCCAGGGCCGCGCTGGACGCGGGCCTGATCTGGGTGACGTACGGCGGCACACTGGAGCACCAGAGCGCCGACATCCGGTTCAGCTTCCGGGAGGGCGGCACCCTGCTCGGCGAGGCGGCGGCCAAGTGGGCGCTCGAGAACCTGGGCGGCAAGGGCAAGATCGCCTTCCTCACCGACAGCACGATCGAACTGGGTCGCGAACGCACCAAGGGCATGGTCGACGCCTTCACCAGACTGGCACCGGGCGTCGACGTGGTCGCCCAGGAGCAGGCCATCGACCCGGACACGGGCCTGACCAGGACCAAGGCCATCCTCGCCAAGCATCCCGACCTCAACCTGGTCCTCGGGGTCACGGACGCGGCGGCATACGGCGGGTACAAGGCGCTGGAGCAGACGGGGCGGGCGAAGGACGACGCGAAGACGTTCGTCGGCGGGCAGGACGGCGCGGCACCCTCGCTGCTCGCGATCAAGGCGGGCACGTTCTACCGTGCCTCGGCCGCCCTCGCGCCGCAGGACATCGCGAACGCCATCGTGGACGTGCCGCTCGCGGTCGCCGCGGGCAGGGCGAACCCCGGCGTGGAGGTACCGATCGCGCTCGTCGGCCCCCGGGACACCGCGAAGATCGACGCACTGCTCGCCCAGAACGGCTAG